In Stomatohabitans albus, one genomic interval encodes:
- a CDS encoding DUF4129 domain-containing protein, translating to MIPASEIREAIEDILARSEFRGSHLAWYERLIDVVGTWIEDFLKLFDVDIPEEPRTVVASIVVIVGFLLALAIIIFLVYRIRTVQRTKRKGIEEDLGLTPAEWEQRYTQAVAEGDMHEAFRCIWRSTVAELDVAGRVTERRGLTTGEAVAEAGLKGDAFAVFTKRFEQAMYAGKQATGDDVSRAVQWRSTILEEVHSR from the coding sequence ATGATTCCCGCCAGTGAGATTAGAGAAGCCATCGAAGACATCCTTGCCAGGAGTGAGTTTCGTGGATCTCATCTGGCATGGTACGAGCGGCTCATTGATGTGGTTGGCACATGGATTGAGGATTTCTTAAAGCTTTTTGATGTAGACATACCAGAGGAGCCACGAACAGTTGTGGCATCCATTGTGGTTATTGTTGGATTCCTCCTTGCCTTGGCGATCATCATCTTTTTGGTGTATCGGATCCGAACCGTTCAACGCACCAAACGCAAGGGCATTGAAGAGGACCTCGGGTTGACCCCTGCTGAGTGGGAGCAGCGCTATACTCAGGCCGTTGCTGAGGGCGATATGCACGAGGCATTCCGCTGTATATGGCGAAGTACGGTTGCCGAACTTGATGTTGCGGGGCGAGTAACCGAACGCCGTGGGCTAACGACCGGTGAGGCTGTCGCTGAAGCTGGACTGAAGGGCGACGCGTTTGCCGTGTTCACGAAACGCTTCGAACAGGCAATGTATGCCGGAAAACAGGCGACAGGGGATGATGTGTCGCGTGCGGTGCAGTGGCGGAGCACAATTCTTGAAGAGGTTCATAGCCGATGA
- a CDS encoding phospho-sugar mutase: MLEANARAWMAADPDPATREETQALLDLGDTPGLADRFGSQLQFGTAGMRGALGPGPNRMNRAQVRRISAALGDILTKQDVPGKGVVVGRDHRHMSAEFAADTAMVLAGAGLFVMTWPDKVPTPLVAWATRKLNAQAGVMITASHNPPADNGYKLYWHGGAQIIPPVDAMVTEGMEAIENLNAIPMGEEGSQLIKAVDPQIRADYIDAVLGLLPPTDRARGANLRIAYTPLHGVGKETLEEIFTRAGFTDLHVVPEQAEPDPNFPTVEFPNPEEPGAMDMVLALAEQIDADLVLANDPDADRICAAIPTPNGWVVLGGDEIGTMLAEDILANRISGPHTLNGDREPLVATTVVSSQLLAKIAASYDVAYAETLTGFKWMAEAARQGEANGQHMVLAYEQALGVSVADVVRDKDGISAALMIADLAERAKLDGIGLNGILNQMAITYGAHVLVEDNVELEAGADFVQKALDGLRANWPKEIEGSPVIAIADHDAGVTTHADGSVEPIDLPPTKLIRLSCEDGSRVMVRPSGTEPKLKFYAEAVEPVEGGQAGAARKRAHIRAQEILQDFIAVTMARAGVSAA; encoded by the coding sequence ATGTTAGAAGCGAATGCGCGCGCATGGATGGCGGCTGATCCAGATCCCGCAACGCGCGAGGAAACCCAAGCGTTACTTGACTTGGGTGATACGCCTGGCTTAGCTGACCGATTCGGGTCACAACTTCAATTTGGAACGGCAGGTATGCGTGGTGCTCTTGGCCCTGGCCCAAACCGCATGAATCGGGCACAGGTACGCCGAATTAGCGCAGCATTGGGTGACATCTTGACTAAACAAGATGTACCTGGCAAAGGTGTTGTAGTTGGCCGCGACCACCGGCATATGTCGGCAGAGTTTGCCGCAGATACCGCAATGGTGCTTGCTGGGGCCGGTCTGTTCGTAATGACCTGGCCGGATAAAGTGCCTACACCACTTGTGGCGTGGGCGACGCGCAAATTGAATGCTCAAGCCGGGGTGATGATTACCGCCAGCCATAATCCACCTGCAGACAACGGCTACAAGTTGTACTGGCATGGAGGTGCCCAGATCATTCCACCCGTTGATGCCATGGTCACTGAAGGCATGGAGGCGATTGAGAATCTAAACGCCATTCCGATGGGTGAAGAAGGGTCTCAACTGATTAAGGCCGTGGATCCCCAAATCCGTGCAGACTATATTGATGCCGTGCTTGGGCTATTGCCGCCGACAGACCGTGCCCGTGGCGCCAACTTGCGGATTGCCTACACCCCATTACACGGTGTGGGTAAAGAAACCCTTGAAGAGATCTTCACTCGTGCTGGGTTTACCGACTTGCATGTGGTGCCTGAACAAGCTGAACCCGACCCGAATTTCCCCACCGTCGAGTTCCCCAATCCTGAGGAACCCGGTGCGATGGATATGGTGCTTGCCTTGGCAGAACAGATTGATGCCGATTTAGTGCTTGCAAATGACCCTGATGCAGACCGTATCTGCGCGGCTATTCCTACGCCGAACGGGTGGGTTGTCCTTGGTGGTGACGAGATTGGCACGATGTTGGCTGAGGATATTTTGGCCAACCGAATCAGTGGCCCACACACACTCAATGGTGACCGTGAACCGCTGGTTGCTACTACGGTGGTTTCCAGCCAACTGCTAGCCAAAATTGCGGCTAGCTACGACGTTGCCTATGCCGAAACACTGACGGGGTTTAAGTGGATGGCTGAGGCGGCACGACAAGGTGAAGCGAACGGTCAACATATGGTGCTGGCCTATGAACAAGCATTGGGTGTAAGTGTTGCCGATGTGGTTCGTGACAAAGATGGCATCAGTGCAGCCCTGATGATCGCTGATCTGGCTGAACGGGCCAAACTTGATGGCATCGGCTTAAACGGCATCCTCAACCAAATGGCCATTACTTATGGCGCACACGTCCTTGTTGAAGACAACGTGGAATTAGAAGCCGGCGCAGATTTTGTGCAAAAGGCGTTAGATGGGTTGCGGGCAAACTGGCCGAAAGAGATTGAAGGTAGCCCCGTTATTGCGATTGCAGACCATGATGCTGGTGTGACTACGCATGCCGACGGGTCAGTGGAACCTATCGATCTACCACCCACCAAGCTCATTCGACTCAGTTGTGAAGATGGCAGCCGGGTGATGGTGCGTCCCTCTGGTACCGAGCCGAAACTGAAGTTCTATGCAGAGGCTGTAGAACCAGTAGAAGGTGGTCAAGCGGGGGCCGCGCGTAAACGGGCACACATCCGAGCCCAAGAAATCTTGCAAGATTTCATTGCGGTGACCATGGCTCGGGCCGGAGTGAGTGCCGCATGA
- the fdxA gene encoding ferredoxin: protein MAYIITSACIDEKDRACVDECPVDCIYEGDRMLYIQPDECVDCGACEPVCPVEAIYYEDDVPEEETNFIELNAEFFEVTGLGSPGGAAATGPQDADVEFVTLFEKDS, encoded by the coding sequence ATGGCCTATATCATCACCTCCGCATGCATTGATGAAAAGGATCGCGCTTGTGTAGATGAATGTCCTGTGGACTGCATTTACGAAGGCGATCGGATGCTGTATATCCAGCCTGATGAATGCGTCGATTGTGGAGCGTGCGAACCTGTCTGTCCGGTTGAGGCCATTTATTACGAAGATGATGTACCTGAAGAAGAGACGAATTTCATTGAACTAAATGCAGAGTTCTTCGAGGTCACTGGCCTGGGCAGCCCAGGTGGTGCTGCCGCAACAGGGCCTCAGGACGCAGACGTTGAATTCGTCACGCTATTTGAGAAAGACAGTTAA
- the pyk gene encoding pyruvate kinase: protein MARRAKIVATVGPSTSDYESLKGIIKAGADVLRMNFSHGSHEDHAERIRLVRQIGEELNRTVGVLGDLQGPKIRLGLVPDPGLELVEGEEVWIFPGVETLDTYEKDGLVAIPVVYEALARDVHTGSMLLIDDGSLRLVVSEVVNNAVRARVVVGGLAKSRKGLNLPGVAVSAPSLTEKDIEDLKFMVEQRVDWVALSFVRSARDIRSAQKLVRQYGGNQLIIAKLERPEAIENLDEIIDVTDAVMVARGDMGVEIGPERVPAIQKEIITKANAAGRPVITATEMLDSMIRNPRPTRAEASDVANAIFDGTDAVMLSGETAAGAYPVEAVKTMARIAEVAESHPNYMHHTPARAVPSNDPTMTGRLVSQHAVELANAVNAKAIAVFSLSGWSVQLVSKNRPRMPLVGMVIDQEVKGRTALMWGTESVVVPMRDHATALLVMAEENLINRGYVEPGDVVVLVTGPPGASGGTSRIWVHRIGDRINS, encoded by the coding sequence GTGGCACGTCGCGCAAAGATCGTCGCAACCGTCGGTCCATCTACGAGTGATTATGAAAGCCTTAAGGGCATTATCAAGGCTGGAGCTGACGTTCTGCGCATGAACTTCAGCCATGGTTCCCATGAGGACCACGCTGAACGCATCCGGCTTGTTCGTCAGATCGGTGAGGAATTAAACCGAACTGTCGGGGTGCTTGGTGACCTCCAAGGACCCAAGATTCGATTGGGGTTGGTGCCTGATCCGGGTCTGGAACTGGTTGAGGGCGAAGAAGTCTGGATTTTCCCAGGCGTTGAAACCCTTGATACCTATGAAAAAGACGGCCTTGTCGCTATTCCGGTTGTCTACGAAGCGTTAGCACGTGATGTTCATACTGGGTCCATGCTGCTCATTGACGACGGCTCCTTACGTCTTGTTGTCTCTGAGGTTGTTAACAATGCGGTGCGTGCTCGTGTTGTTGTTGGTGGGTTGGCGAAGAGCCGCAAGGGGTTGAACCTTCCGGGTGTGGCGGTGAGTGCTCCATCGTTGACAGAAAAAGATATTGAAGACCTGAAGTTCATGGTTGAACAAAGGGTTGACTGGGTGGCCCTTTCCTTTGTGCGTTCTGCGCGTGATATTCGGTCAGCCCAGAAGCTTGTTCGCCAATACGGTGGCAATCAGCTCATCATCGCCAAGCTGGAACGCCCTGAAGCTATTGAAAACTTGGACGAAATTATTGATGTCACCGATGCGGTCATGGTCGCACGTGGTGATATGGGTGTTGAGATTGGCCCTGAACGTGTCCCCGCTATCCAGAAAGAAATCATTACCAAAGCCAATGCAGCCGGTCGCCCGGTAATCACCGCGACTGAGATGCTGGACTCTATGATTCGTAACCCGCGGCCCACCCGTGCCGAGGCTTCAGATGTCGCCAATGCCATCTTTGATGGTACGGATGCGGTGATGCTTAGTGGTGAAACGGCGGCAGGTGCCTACCCGGTTGAAGCGGTTAAGACGATGGCGCGTATTGCCGAGGTTGCCGAAAGTCATCCCAACTATATGCACCATACTCCTGCACGGGCTGTGCCAAGCAATGACCCCACGATGACTGGTCGTTTGGTTAGCCAACATGCGGTTGAATTGGCCAATGCGGTCAATGCGAAGGCTATTGCGGTGTTCTCCCTTTCAGGGTGGAGTGTGCAGCTTGTCAGTAAGAACCGTCCCCGTATGCCACTCGTTGGTATGGTCATCGACCAGGAAGTTAAAGGCCGGACGGCATTGATGTGGGGTACCGAATCTGTTGTGGTACCCATGCGCGATCACGCGACTGCGCTGCTTGTAATGGCCGAAGAGAATTTGATTAATCGCGGCTATGTCGAGCCAGGTGACGTGGTTGTTCTTGTAACTGGGCCTCCCGGTGCCTCCGGTGGAACGAGTCGTATTTGGGTACACCGTATTGGTGATCGGATCAATTCCTAG
- a CDS encoding ABC transporter permease gives MSAVSVTPETTLDDVHIPLPLRGLVTGSIAFVLIGLMAMYTSGETFLNLGAGGTWLPELRIGVPARETLLGLLVIPAGFTAFAWVRAQARKPVQVLPWVILTVGFILAFLVWSGAGRNAVIPVTSLLAGGLGFSVPLVFGALSGVVCERVGVVNIAIEGQLLAGAFVAVVVANLFHTTWVGLIGAPIAGALIGVLLAWFAINHEVDQIIVGVVLNVLVVGLTSFLFSTVLTEAGSFLNAGMRLPNIAIPLLSQIPILGPVLFNQTILVYLGYVFLVLLQIYLFRSQWGLRLRAVGEHPRAADTVGINVNRTRWINTILGGALAGLGGAYFTIGSGLAFGKEMTAGNGYIALAAMILGRWNPMGALVAALMFGFSRNIANTLSIIGAPVPSQFLLMIPYVVTVLAVAGFVGRVTPPAAENIPYKSGH, from the coding sequence ATGAGTGCTGTATCGGTAACACCAGAAACCACCCTCGATGATGTTCATATTCCGCTCCCTCTGCGTGGATTAGTAACCGGCAGCATTGCCTTCGTCCTGATCGGGCTCATGGCGATGTACACCAGTGGGGAAACCTTTTTGAACCTTGGTGCGGGTGGTACGTGGCTGCCTGAACTGCGCATAGGGGTTCCCGCCCGAGAAACGCTACTCGGTCTGCTCGTTATTCCCGCTGGGTTCACCGCATTTGCTTGGGTACGTGCCCAGGCTCGCAAACCGGTTCAGGTATTGCCCTGGGTGATACTCACCGTTGGATTTATTCTTGCCTTTTTGGTGTGGTCTGGGGCCGGGCGAAACGCGGTGATTCCTGTTACGAGCCTGTTAGCCGGAGGGCTCGGGTTCAGTGTTCCTCTCGTATTTGGTGCCCTCTCTGGGGTGGTCTGTGAACGAGTCGGGGTTGTGAATATCGCCATTGAAGGGCAGCTCCTCGCCGGGGCGTTTGTCGCCGTGGTAGTAGCCAACCTGTTTCATACGACCTGGGTGGGGCTGATTGGTGCCCCTATTGCTGGTGCCTTGATCGGGGTGCTTTTAGCCTGGTTCGCCATCAACCACGAGGTTGACCAAATCATCGTTGGGGTGGTGTTAAACGTCCTTGTGGTGGGCCTAACAAGCTTCTTGTTCTCAACCGTTCTCACAGAGGCGGGATCGTTTTTAAATGCCGGGATGCGTCTCCCGAATATCGCTATTCCGCTGCTGAGTCAGATCCCGATCTTGGGGCCAGTGCTCTTTAACCAAACGATTCTCGTCTACCTGGGCTACGTCTTCTTGGTGTTGCTTCAGATCTACCTCTTCCGCTCCCAATGGGGTTTACGGCTTCGTGCCGTAGGTGAACACCCCAGGGCTGCCGATACGGTGGGTATCAATGTGAACCGGACACGGTGGATAAACACGATTCTTGGTGGTGCCTTGGCTGGCCTAGGTGGCGCCTACTTCACCATTGGTTCTGGTCTTGCCTTCGGCAAGGAGATGACGGCCGGCAACGGGTATATCGCCCTCGCTGCCATGATCCTCGGCCGTTGGAACCCGATGGGTGCGCTTGTGGCAGCGTTGATGTTTGGATTCAGCCGCAATATTGCCAATACCCTGTCCATTATCGGAGCGCCGGTTCCGAGCCAGTTCCTCTTAATGATTCCTTATGTGGTAACCGTCTTGGCCGTGGCTGGATTTGTCGGACGGGTCACCCCACCCGCGGCTGAGAATATCCCCTATAAGAGCGGGCACTAA
- a CDS encoding ABC transporter permease, with protein MKRLKQSKGTVGSVTDLAQPEHSRWKVWLDQAGLSIAAVVIALGIGAVLIAATNLEVQRASGYFFARPTDTLMAIWHSVADAYVSMFRGSVFDFNAPNWQRAVRPFTETLVFATPLICAGLGLSVGFRAGLFNIGAQGQMLMGAALGGYVGFAIPMPAGVHLIAALLGAILGGAIWAGIAGVLKAQTGANEVIVTIMLNSVALFLLSWLLTLPTFLVPGSTNPQSPPVLEGAQFPALIGPPFRLHAGFLVALLATAVVWWLIERSTIGFEIRAVGHNMEAARFAGMSVGMVTIRTMMISGALAGLAAGTLILGTESRLESGIAGSIGFDAITVALLGRNRPVGTALAGVLFGALKAGGFLMQTAANTPIDIVLVLQSVIVLLIAAPALVRAAIPFMRAEKKS; from the coding sequence ATGAAGCGATTGAAGCAGTCGAAGGGAACGGTGGGAAGCGTGACTGACCTTGCCCAACCAGAACACAGTCGCTGGAAAGTATGGCTTGACCAAGCAGGGTTAAGTATCGCTGCGGTTGTGATTGCACTCGGGATAGGAGCCGTACTGATTGCGGCGACCAATCTGGAAGTACAACGTGCATCCGGTTACTTCTTCGCCCGCCCAACCGATACATTGATGGCGATTTGGCATTCGGTAGCTGATGCCTACGTCTCAATGTTTCGTGGGTCAGTATTTGATTTCAACGCACCGAACTGGCAGCGCGCCGTCCGACCATTTACGGAAACGTTGGTTTTTGCCACCCCGCTTATTTGTGCCGGTCTGGGGCTTTCCGTCGGGTTCCGAGCAGGACTATTTAATATTGGGGCCCAAGGCCAGATGCTCATGGGTGCAGCACTCGGGGGTTATGTCGGATTTGCTATACCGATGCCTGCTGGTGTCCACTTAATTGCAGCCCTATTGGGCGCTATTCTTGGTGGGGCTATCTGGGCTGGTATTGCTGGTGTTTTAAAAGCCCAAACCGGCGCCAACGAAGTGATCGTAACGATTATGTTGAACTCGGTTGCACTTTTTCTGTTGAGTTGGCTACTGACCCTCCCCACCTTCTTGGTCCCCGGATCAACGAATCCACAAAGTCCACCAGTGTTGGAAGGTGCACAATTCCCAGCCCTTATAGGGCCACCATTCCGACTCCACGCAGGCTTCCTTGTGGCCCTTCTTGCCACTGCAGTCGTGTGGTGGCTGATTGAGCGTTCGACGATTGGCTTTGAAATTCGAGCCGTAGGGCACAATATGGAAGCAGCTCGGTTCGCTGGGATGAGCGTTGGTATGGTAACCATTCGAACGATGATGATCAGTGGTGCCCTTGCAGGATTAGCTGCAGGAACGCTGATTCTTGGAACCGAGAGTCGCCTCGAATCCGGTATTGCTGGTTCGATTGGCTTTGATGCGATCACCGTGGCGCTCTTGGGGCGTAACCGACCCGTTGGTACTGCACTTGCCGGCGTCCTCTTTGGGGCGCTCAAGGCAGGCGGCTTCTTGATGCAAACCGCCGCCAACACCCCTATTGACATTGTGCTCGTTCTGCAAAGTGTGATCGTTTTGTTGATTGCTGCACCGGCCCTAGTCCGTGCGGCCATTCCCTTTATGCGTGCGGAGAAGAAATCATGA
- a CDS encoding ABC transporter ATP-binding protein codes for MKLELRGIGKRFGPVIANDNIDLVVEPGEIHVLLGENGAGKSTLMNVLYGLYKPDSGQILLDGEPVVFAGPGDAVDRGVGMVHQHFMLIPVFTVAESVALGHEPMKGAGLIDFQQARQMVLDVSNRFGFSLDPDALIEDLPVGAQQQVEIVKALSRDAKVLILDEPTSVLTPQETDELMAIMRQLADDGTSIIFITHKLREVRAVADRITIIRRGKVVGTAEPSTSEADLAAAMVGRPVDLKGVRSAIEPGDVVLEIDNLSVLNETGQLVVDHASMNVRASEIVGIAGVQGNGQTELAQVLLGVENAEGGRIRLHGKDITNMSVRSHIDGGVRFIPEDRTVDGMVKEMSVAENLILNTYRHFADRKTISPEKLNAHANATVETYDVRLGSVTDPIGTLSGGNQQKVVVARELGNDITLLVANQPTRGVDVGSIEFIHAQLVAQRDAGKPIVLISSELDEILKLSDRIVVMYRGRIVGEVGPDTDRDILGLMMAGVPLDEAIEAVEGNGGKRD; via the coding sequence ATGAAACTCGAACTACGCGGTATCGGGAAACGCTTCGGACCCGTTATTGCGAATGACAACATAGATTTGGTCGTCGAACCGGGAGAAATCCACGTATTACTGGGCGAAAACGGGGCGGGTAAGTCAACGCTCATGAATGTCCTCTACGGCTTATATAAGCCCGATAGCGGACAGATCTTGCTTGATGGCGAACCCGTAGTGTTTGCTGGCCCTGGTGATGCAGTGGACCGCGGAGTGGGCATGGTGCACCAGCACTTCATGCTAATTCCTGTGTTTACGGTTGCTGAAAGTGTGGCACTCGGTCACGAGCCAATGAAGGGGGCTGGACTGATTGATTTTCAGCAAGCCCGTCAAATGGTACTTGATGTGAGCAACCGGTTCGGGTTTTCCTTAGATCCCGATGCCTTAATTGAAGATCTACCCGTTGGTGCCCAACAGCAAGTAGAAATCGTCAAAGCGTTGAGCCGAGATGCCAAGGTACTCATTCTTGATGAACCAACCTCAGTACTCACCCCTCAAGAAACTGACGAATTGATGGCGATCATGCGGCAGCTTGCCGACGATGGCACCTCAATTATCTTCATCACCCACAAATTGCGTGAAGTCCGTGCGGTTGCCGACAGAATTACGATTATTCGTCGCGGTAAGGTTGTTGGGACTGCTGAACCAAGCACATCCGAAGCAGATCTGGCTGCGGCAATGGTTGGACGCCCGGTAGACCTCAAGGGGGTACGGTCCGCTATTGAACCTGGTGACGTTGTACTTGAGATTGACAATCTCAGTGTGCTGAATGAAACCGGTCAGCTTGTAGTTGACCATGCATCGATGAATGTGCGCGCTTCAGAAATCGTTGGGATTGCGGGGGTACAAGGAAATGGGCAAACCGAACTTGCCCAGGTGCTGCTTGGGGTCGAAAATGCTGAAGGGGGGAGAATCCGATTACATGGCAAGGACATTACGAATATGAGCGTGCGTAGCCATATTGATGGTGGTGTACGTTTCATCCCAGAGGACCGGACGGTTGACGGGATGGTAAAAGAAATGTCCGTTGCGGAGAATCTGATTCTCAATACTTACCGGCATTTTGCTGACCGTAAAACGATTAGTCCCGAAAAATTGAATGCGCATGCCAATGCAACGGTAGAAACTTACGACGTGCGCTTGGGATCTGTTACCGACCCGATTGGTACCCTGAGTGGAGGTAACCAGCAAAAGGTTGTGGTGGCACGTGAGCTCGGTAATGACATCACGCTGCTTGTTGCTAATCAGCCCACCCGTGGGGTTGATGTTGGGTCCATTGAGTTCATCCATGCCCAGCTTGTTGCCCAGCGAGATGCCGGCAAACCAATCGTGCTTATTAGTAGCGAACTTGATGAGATTTTGAAACTATCTGATCGCATTGTCGTGATGTACCGCGGGCGTATTGTGGGCGAGGTTGGCCCAGACACGGATCGTGACATCCTTGGCTTGATGATGGCGGGGGTGCCGTTAGATGAAGCGATTGAAGCAGTCGAAGGGAACGGTGGGAAGCGTGACTGA
- a CDS encoding BMP family lipoprotein, translating to MAIAACGQAPDAAPTESASTAAGGSSESTSATTADGDVNKDFLACLVSDAGGWDDKSFNQSAYEGLNQAVADLGIKSNTAESTQTSDFAPNVDSMIQGGCGLTIGVGFLLAEPIAEAAKNNPETEFALIDSSFTDASGNAVTFDNARPLLFNTAEASYLAGYVAAGTTKTGAVATFGGLPIPSVQIFMDGFADGVAKYNEEFGKDVKLIGWDKAEQKGTFAGTFDEISQGQTITEGFISQGADIIMPVAGPLANGAATAAKAHEGTMVVWVDSDGNQSAPEHKDVILTSVLKKIDASVADTVALAAKGQFTNEPYVGTLENGGVSLAPFYDFDSQVPQEVKDGVKKLEEQIIKGDLKVESPNAPK from the coding sequence ATGGCTATTGCCGCTTGCGGACAAGCCCCCGACGCTGCCCCCACTGAAAGTGCAAGTACCGCGGCAGGTGGCAGCAGCGAAAGTACGTCAGCAACTACTGCTGACGGCGATGTCAATAAGGATTTTCTCGCCTGCCTCGTTTCTGATGCGGGTGGCTGGGATGATAAATCCTTTAACCAGAGTGCCTATGAAGGGTTGAACCAAGCCGTTGCTGACTTGGGTATCAAGAGCAACACTGCCGAATCCACTCAAACATCAGACTTTGCACCCAACGTGGATTCTATGATCCAAGGTGGTTGTGGGTTAACCATCGGTGTTGGTTTCTTATTGGCTGAACCCATTGCAGAAGCCGCAAAAAACAATCCAGAGACCGAATTTGCATTAATCGACTCATCGTTTACAGATGCGAGTGGGAATGCCGTCACCTTCGACAATGCCCGGCCCCTACTGTTTAATACCGCAGAAGCTTCCTATTTGGCAGGGTACGTGGCCGCCGGGACAACAAAGACTGGCGCTGTCGCAACCTTTGGTGGCCTCCCTATCCCCAGTGTTCAAATCTTTATGGATGGCTTTGCTGATGGTGTGGCCAAATACAACGAAGAGTTCGGCAAAGACGTCAAGCTCATCGGCTGGGATAAGGCAGAACAGAAGGGCACCTTTGCTGGAACCTTCGATGAGATTTCTCAAGGCCAGACCATCACTGAAGGTTTCATTAGCCAAGGTGCTGACATTATTATGCCGGTGGCAGGTCCCCTTGCTAACGGTGCTGCCACTGCCGCAAAGGCGCACGAGGGAACGATGGTCGTGTGGGTTGACTCTGACGGCAATCAGAGCGCACCTGAACACAAAGATGTGATCTTAACCTCTGTGCTCAAGAAAATTGATGCCTCAGTTGCTGACACCGTCGCCTTGGCCGCCAAGGGCCAGTTCACAAATGAACCCTATGTGGGCACCCTGGAAAACGGTGGTGTGTCATTGGCTCCCTTCTATGACTTTGATAGCCAGGTTCCACAGGAAGTGAAGGATGGGGTCAAGAAGCTAGAAGAACAAATCATCAAGGGTGATCTCAAGGTAGAGAGCCCGAACGCGCCGAAGTAA
- the upp gene encoding uracil phosphoribosyltransferase: protein MQNSRLHVSTHPLSGHFLTDLRSTSTTPERYRVLTHRLTSVLALEATAGMDVRDVPVTTPLQETTGHYLAQPIVAVPILRAGLGMLDAITELFPAVSVGYIGLERNEETLQPTEYYFKAPALDGAHVLMIDPMLATGGSAAVAAKLLRNQGAATLSLICVIAAPEGVDKLLSADDGIEIYTASLDDGLNERGYILPGLGDYGDRLFGTELIGTGLVS from the coding sequence ATGCAAAACTCACGTTTACATGTCAGTACTCATCCCCTGTCTGGGCATTTTCTTACCGATTTGCGCTCAACATCGACCACCCCTGAACGGTATCGGGTACTCACCCATCGTCTAACCTCAGTTTTAGCGCTTGAAGCCACCGCAGGGATGGATGTTCGTGACGTCCCAGTCACTACACCACTTCAAGAAACAACAGGGCATTACCTTGCCCAACCGATTGTTGCGGTTCCAATCCTGCGTGCAGGATTAGGCATGTTGGATGCCATTACTGAACTATTCCCAGCCGTGAGTGTGGGGTATATCGGGTTGGAGCGGAACGAAGAAACCTTGCAACCCACTGAGTACTACTTCAAAGCGCCAGCCCTTGATGGTGCCCATGTATTGATGATTGACCCCATGTTGGCTACTGGTGGCTCAGCAGCTGTTGCGGCAAAACTCCTCCGTAACCAAGGTGCAGCCACACTCAGCTTAATCTGTGTCATTGCCGCCCCTGAAGGTGTTGACAAGTTACTTTCTGCAGATGACGGCATCGAAATCTATACCGCCAGTTTGGACGACGGACTCAATGAGCGCGGCTATATCTTGCCTGGTCTCGGTGATTACGGCGATCGTCTCTTTGGAACGGAATTGATTGGT